The following proteins are encoded in a genomic region of Oncorhynchus masou masou isolate Uvic2021 chromosome 32, UVic_Omas_1.1, whole genome shotgun sequence:
- the LOC135526423 gene encoding endonuclease domain-containing 1 protein-like, whose product MPVSCREALLMLLASLGGLVWGEVGDFTPCLRFFYMETPPKGMGGEGYQPICQRYRNQYHFASLYQRQRRATLYSAYILTPGGGKRPRNKWMYEPQLAFSGASPEMHSFPQSGLVDQNVVESQAVLQDYINSSYTKGHLNPSLHHQAPEDRRATFTLTNMVPQRAASNSGPWAQLEAEVRARMGNYCIGPAYVVTGALSYLSECWMANRVAVPEYMWSAYCCPSYNSSLPASQRPYFPSYAAVGRNDPHSGGEIVPVDPQAKASVRGYDVRRMPLDTVETILQQRLGVHISLFHNQCL is encoded by the exons ATGCCTGTCTCGTGTAGGGAGGCTCTGCTCATGCTTCTAGCCAGTCTTGGAGGTCTGGTCTGGGGGGAGGTGGGTGACTTCACCCCTTGTCTCCGTTTCTTCTACATGGAGACTCCCCCAAAAGGCATGGGGGGAGAGGGGTACCAGCCCATCTGCCAGCGCTACAGGAACCAGTACCACTTTGCCAGCCTGTACCAGCGCCAGCGCCGTGCCACCCTCTACTCTGCCTACATACTTACCCCTGGAGGAGGCAAACGGCCCAGGAACAAGTGGATGTATGAACCACAG TTGGCATTCTCCGGTGCCAGTCCAGAGATGCATAGTTTCCCGCAGAGTGGCCTCGTGGACCAGAATGTGGTGGAGAGCCAGGCGGTGCTCCAGGACTACATCAACTCTTCATACACCAAGGGTCACCTCAACCCCAGCCTGCACCACCAGGCCCCAGAGGACCGCCGGGCCACTTTTACCCTCACCAACATGGTCCCTCAGCGGGCAGCCTCAAACTCTGGTCCCTGGGCTCAGCTGGAGGCTGAGGTGAGGGCCCGGATGGGTAACTACTGCATTGGGCCGGCGTATGTGGTAACAGGGGCGCTGTCATACCTCTCTGAGTGCTGGATGGCCAACCGGGTAGCGGTGCCAGAGTACATGTGGTCTGCCTACTGCTGCCCCTCCTACAACTCTAGTCTCCCCGCCTCACAGAGACCCTACTTCCCATCATATGCTGCTGTGGGCCGGAATGACCCCCATAGTGGTGGAGAGATTGTGCCGGTGGACCCCCAGGCGAAGGCCTCGGTTCGGGGGTATGATGTGAGGCGGATGCCCCTGGACACCGTGGAGACTATTCTACAGCAGAGACTGGGCGTCCACATCAGCCTGTTTCACAATCAATGTCTGTAG
- the LOC135526422 gene encoding zinc-binding protein A33-like, whose amino-acid sequence MDTDASALKELHSELSCPVCLDLFREPVILECGHHFCHVCITQCWEAKSDEHPTCPQCRKTCPQKLRPNSLLCHVVDSVRRARSMDLKPGDTERAQEDTEERQRGASMPSSGFSFTGSSQRHEPDLCEEHEEKLKLYCEDDQLAICLVCGMSRGHKTHNVIPINEAFENYKDKLSIALERVQLQTGQASLHQVQTNNKIMLVKERAGEMEVQVSAEFGRLREFLLQEEERVKERLQREKEKRLNQLDEALKRTTKQISQLEQTADQLHIKLREEENPAQLRGIKDFIGGTESVFEGLPEVSVDLQEGEFLGPLQYRTWRRMNSGLQPGVTAVTLDPDTAYPRLWVSPCCTQVSVGDIQPNLPNNPERFTRYNIVLGSQAFTSGQHYWVVEVGTKTAWGLGVATASVNRKDEISLCPDDGFWTLVMRDGRDGSEYEACTNHEESLLHPPRPPRRVGVYVDYRRGVVAFYDAGDMSHLFTFSDATFTEPVFPYFNPWPIINGRNREPLIIVSPDLEV is encoded by the exons ATGGATACTGATGCCAGCGCGCTTAAGGAGCTACACAGCGAGCTCAGCTGTCCCGTATGCCTCGACCTCTTCCGTGAGCCGGTGATCCTCGAGTGCGGACACCACTTCTGCCATGTATGCATTACGCAGTGCTGGGAGGCCAAGTCCGACGAGCACCCGACTTGCCCGCAGTGCCGGAAGACATGCCCTCAGAAGCTGCGTCCTAACTCACTTCTGTGTCATGTCGTGGACAGCGTGAGGAGAGCCCGATCCATGGATTTGAAACCCGGGGACACGGAGCGCGCGCAGGAGGATACAGAAGAACGACAACGGGGAGCCAGTATGCCCAGCTCCGGTTTCAGTTTCACCGGTTCTTCTCAGCGCCACGAGCCAGACCTTTGCGAGGAGCACGAGGAGAAGCTGAAGCTATACTGTGAAGATGATCAGCTCGCGATCTGCCTGGTGTGCGGGATGTCCCGAGGCCACAAGACGCACAACGTCATCCCCATCAATGAGGCGTTCGAGAACTACAAG gaCAAGCTGTCCATAGCCCTGGAGAGAGTACAGCTCCAGACAGGACAGGCTTCTCTCCATCAGGTCCAGACCAACAATAAGATCATGCTCGTCAAG GAGCGAGCTGGGGAGATGGAGGTGCAGGTGAGTGCAGAGTTTGGACGTCTGAGGGAGTTCCTTctccaggaggaggagagagtgaaggagagactgcagagggagaaggaaaagaGGCTCAACCAATTGGATGAGGCCCTCAAACGCACCACAAAGCAAATCAGCCAATTAGAGCAAACCGCCGACCAGCTTCACATCAAACTCCGAGAGGAGGAGAACCCGGCACAActcagg GGAATCAAAGATTTTATTGGAGG gacAGAGAGTGTGTTTGAGGGCCTCCCGGAGGTGAGTGTGGATCTGCAGGAGGGAGAGTTCCTGGGACCACTGCAATACCGCACCTGGAGGAGGATGAACTCTGGGCTTCAGCCAG gtGTGACAGCAGTGACTCTGGATCCAGACACAGCTTACCCTAGGCTGTGGGTGTCCCCGTGCTGCACCCAGGTCAGTGTGGGGGACATCCAGCCCAACCTGCCCAACAACCCTGAGCGCTTCACCCGCTACAACATCGTCCTGGGCAGCCAGGCCTTCACTTCAGGGCAACACTACTGGGTGGTTGAGGTGGGCACCAAGACGGCCTGGGGGCTGGGGGTGGCGACCGCTTCGGTCAACAGGAAGGACGAGATCAGCCTGTGTCCGGACGATGGCTTCTGGACCCTGGTGATGAGAGACGGGCGGGACGGGAGTGAGTACGAGGCCTGCACAAACCACGAGGAGAGCCTGCTGCACCCCCCTCGCCCCCCCAGGAGGGTAGGGGTGTACGTGGACTACAGGAGGGGTGTTGTGGCGTTTTACGACGCAGGAGATATGAGTCACCTGTTCACATTCTCCGACGCCACATTCACAGAGCCGGTGTTCCCCTACTTCAACCCCTGGCCAATCATCAACGGGAGAAACCGGGAACCTCTTATTATTGTTAGCCCAGACCTGGAGGTGTGA